The proteins below come from a single Aegilops tauschii subsp. strangulata cultivar AL8/78 chromosome 6, Aet v6.0, whole genome shotgun sequence genomic window:
- the LOC109786778 gene encoding protein SAWADEE HOMEODOMAIN HOMOLOG 2-like: MGRIRFTHAEVAKMEEVLRDVNAMPKRPVIQGLTDDFNASPDRSGDGMVAVQYNQVHTWFQNRRYTQKRRGERPPARGKMLPTGAEAQHPASYWVQSSSPSNSESQSGNTSSDGGLVQLEAKSPRNGAWFDVAAILSCRFSETGDQEIQVWFSGFGAEEEE; this comes from the exons ATGGGGAGAATCCGGTTCACCCACGCGGAGGTCGCCAAGATGGAGGAGGTCCTCCGTGACGTCAACGCCATGCCCAAGCGTCCCGTCATCCAGGGACTCACCGACGACTTCAACGCCTCCCCGGACCGCTCGGGCGACGGCATGGTCGCCGTCCAGTACAATCAG GTGCACACCTGGTTTCAGAACCGGAGGTACACGCAGAAACGGAGGGGTGAGCGGCCGCCGGCACGAGGGAAGATGCTGCCCACGGGGGCTGAGGCACAGCACCCAGCTTCCTACTGGGTTCAGTCATCTTCCCCTTCCAACTCCGAATCACAGTCAG GGAATACTTCTTCGGATGGTGGCCTGGTCCAGCTTGAAGCAAAGTCACCGAGAAATGGTGCATG GTTCGATGTTGCTGCCATCCTGTCCTGCAGATTTTCTGAAACTGGGGACCAG GAAATACAAGTTTGGTTTTCTGGATTTGGGGCTGAGGAAGAAGAATGA
- the LOC109786774 gene encoding protein SAWADEE HOMEODOMAIN HOMOLOG 2-like: MAGQQPRLVFRFTHAEVAKMEEVLRDLDGMPKRPVIQGLIDHFNASPDRTGDGRVPVQYNQVRNWFHNRRSAQSQRSRKMMLPPVAEGHHPVAGSYSGNISSDGGHVQFEAKSARNGAWYDVAAFMDHRFIETRDPEVLVRFTWLGPEEDEWIDVCKGVRLRSLQCVAVLPGDLILCFKEGKEKARYVDAHVLQVQRRRHDVRGCRCRFLVCYDHDHSEEFVPLSKVCRRPMHQTAQKPPKMMSVNTDNGVAPLLDAPTSTRSYSMADVEMGDAEAAPNSEATNEAHDDKMNLGV, encoded by the exons ATGGCGGGGCAGCAGCCGAGGCTCGTGTTCCGGTTCACCCACGCCGAGGTCGCCAAGATGGAGGAGGTCCTCCGTGACCTCGACGGCATGCCCAAGCGTCCTGTCATCCAGGGCCTCATCGATCACTTCAACGCCTCCCCGGACCGCACCGGCGACGGCAGGGTCCCCGTTCAGTACAATCAG GTGAGGAATTGGTTCCATAACCGGAGGTCCGCGCAGTCGCAGCGGTCCAGGAAGATGATGCTGCCCCCAGTGGCCGAGGGACACCACCCAGTGGCCGGATCCTACTCAG GGAATATTTCTTCGGATGGTGGACATGTCCAGTTTGAAGCAAAGTCGGCTAGAAATGGAGCATG GTACGATGTTGCTGCCTTTATGGACCACAGGTTCATTGAAACGAGGGACCCG GAAGTACTAGTTCGATTTACTTGGCTTGGACCTGAGGAGGATGAATGGATTGATGTTTGTAAAGGTGTGAGACTGCGTTCTCTTCAATGTGTCGCTGTGCTGCCTGGGGATCTCATTCTTTGTTTTAAG GAAGGCAAAGAGAAGGCCCGCTATGTTGATGCACATGTTCTTCAAGTTCAAAGGCGCAGGCATGACGTAAGGGGGTGCCGCTGCAGGTTTCTTGTTTGTTATGATCATGATCACTCTGAG GAGTTTGTTCCACTGAGCAAGGTATGCCGTCGACCAATGCACCAGACAGCCCAAAAGCCACCCAAGATGATGAGTGTCAACACTGACAATGGGGTTGCTCCCTTACTAGACGCACCTACTAGCACCCGCAGCTATTCAATGGCAGATGTTGAGATGGGGGATGCGGAGGCTGCCCCAAACAGTGAAGCTACAAATGAAGCACATGACGACAAGATGAATCTGGGAGTGTAG